A window of Paenibacillus sp. 19GGS1-52 contains these coding sequences:
- the xseB gene encoding exodeoxyribonuclease VII small subunit translates to MAKETELDFEGAMDRLEDIVRELEHGDVPLEKAIDLFQQGMKLSQLCGSKLEQVERKIEMITLEDGELRKKPFGGRLEGDTDEA, encoded by the coding sequence ATGGCGAAGGAAACGGAACTGGATTTTGAGGGAGCTATGGACCGACTGGAGGATATCGTACGTGAGCTTGAGCACGGCGACGTTCCCCTGGAGAAGGCCATCGATTTATTCCAGCAGGGTATGAAGCTGTCGCAGCTTTGCGGCAGCAAGCTCGAGCAGGTGGAGCGCAAGATCGAAATGATTACCCTTGAGGATGGAGAGTTGCGCAAGAAACCATTCGGCGGACGGCTGGAAGGGGATACCGATGAGGCGTAA
- a CDS encoding DUF2273 domain-containing protein: MSWKELWGSHGGRIVGVSSGIVLGLIYLISGFWDMLFFALVVFIGYTFGNRKDKAQAPLFQWRELVTRLSERWRPFK, encoded by the coding sequence ATGTCTTGGAAAGAACTATGGGGAAGTCACGGGGGTAGAATAGTCGGAGTGAGCTCCGGCATCGTTCTCGGATTGATTTATTTAATTAGCGGGTTTTGGGATATGCTGTTCTTTGCACTGGTAGTGTTCATCGGGTATACGTTTGGCAATCGAAAGGATAAAGCGCAGGCTCCGCTGTTTCAATGGCGGGAACTGGTTACGCGGCTGTCCGAACGCTGGCGTCCTTTCAAATGA
- the argR gene encoding transcriptional regulator ArgR, which yields MKGQRHIKIREIITHKDIETQDELVETLRESGFQVTQATVSRDIKELLLIKVPMDDGRYKYSLPTDQRYNPTQKLKRVLVDNFVQIDFSANLVVMKCLPGTANSVAALIDNINWPQIMGTISGDDTILIICRQPEDSKNVIAQIMGYIS from the coding sequence ATGAAGGGACAAAGACATATTAAGATTCGCGAAATTATAACGCATAAGGATATCGAGACACAGGATGAGCTAGTGGAGACATTACGTGAATCTGGATTTCAGGTCACTCAGGCTACAGTCTCGCGTGATATTAAGGAGCTTTTGCTAATTAAGGTTCCGATGGATGATGGGAGATATAAATATTCACTTCCAACTGATCAGCGTTACAATCCTACCCAGAAACTGAAGCGGGTGCTGGTTGATAATTTTGTGCAAATTGATTTCTCCGCCAACCTGGTTGTAATGAAATGTTTGCCGGGAACGGCTAACTCCGTGGCAGCTCTGATAGACAATATTAACTGGCCGCAAATTATGGGTACCATTTCAGGTGATGATACCATTCTCATTATCTGCCGCCAGCCAGAAGACAGCAAGAATGTAATCGCGCAAATCATGGGATACATATCCTAA
- a CDS encoding TlyA family RNA methyltransferase, translating to MEHRKERIDVLLVEQGFYESRERAKAAIMAGLVLANEERIEKPGMKVSREATLKVKGSVHPYVSRGGLKLEKALRQFGIDLQGRNMLDIGSSTGGFTDCALQNGVSHVYAIDVGYNQLDWSLRNDERVTVMERTNFRYMTPPDIKGPVPDFASIDVSFISLKIILPPLMALLQRPADIAALIKPQFEAGREKVGKSGVIRDSAVHKEVLIKVLTMAADLGYILKGLTFSPITGGEGNIEFLAHWTLLPEEKVIGEEGIQQVEDSSPASPLLNFSSLADEVIKEATSTFSVNTTHGNSSRR from the coding sequence ATGGAACACCGCAAAGAGCGAATAGATGTATTGCTTGTAGAACAGGGTTTTTATGAGAGCCGTGAACGAGCCAAAGCCGCTATTATGGCAGGTCTTGTTCTCGCAAATGAAGAGCGGATCGAGAAGCCGGGGATGAAGGTATCCCGAGAAGCAACTTTGAAAGTAAAGGGCTCCGTGCATCCTTACGTCAGCCGCGGCGGACTGAAACTGGAGAAAGCGCTCCGTCAATTCGGTATTGATCTGCAGGGGCGGAACATGCTGGATATTGGCTCTTCCACTGGAGGATTTACAGACTGCGCACTTCAGAATGGAGTAAGCCATGTGTATGCAATTGATGTCGGCTATAATCAGCTCGACTGGTCGCTGCGCAATGATGAGCGTGTAACGGTAATGGAGCGTACGAATTTTCGTTATATGACTCCTCCTGATATTAAGGGGCCTGTACCGGACTTTGCCAGTATTGATGTATCCTTTATCTCACTTAAGATTATTCTTCCTCCGCTAATGGCACTGTTGCAACGTCCGGCGGATATCGCCGCGTTGATCAAGCCGCAATTTGAAGCAGGAAGAGAAAAAGTCGGTAAATCCGGTGTAATTCGTGATTCGGCGGTGCACAAAGAGGTGCTTATTAAAGTACTGACTATGGCTGCGGACCTGGGCTATATTCTTAAGGGTCTTACCTTCTCGCCGATTACTGGTGGAGAAGGCAATATTGAATTTCTAGCTCACTGGACATTGCTGCCGGAAGAAAAAGTTATCGGAGAAGAAGGTATACAGCAGGTAGAGGATTCTTCACCTGCATCACCTTTGCTTAACTTTTCCTCACTTGCTGACGAAGTAATCAAGGAAGCTACTTCAACCTTCAGTGTCAATACAACTCATGGAAACTCATCGCGTAGATGA
- the dxs gene encoding 1-deoxy-D-xylulose-5-phosphate synthase: MLLPQINDPQALKSLSVEELATLADEIRRFLIEKLSVTGGHLASNLGVVELTLALHFCYDSPRDKMIYDVGHQAYVHKILTGRKDRFDTLRKYDGLCGFVKRAESEHDVWEAGHSSTSLSAAMGMALARDLKGEDNKVIAIIGDGALTGGMAFEALNHIGHEKRKLMVILNDNEMSIAPNVGAMHNYLSKIRSDRHYLRAKDEVEGLLRKIPAIGGRLAKTAERVKDSLKYMMVPGVLFEELGFTYLGPVDGHDLEKLIEVFHQADNVAGPVMVHVLTTKGKGYKPAEADSYKWHGISPYKIESGQVLQAVGNPMYTEVFGKTLIELGHQDKRLIAVTPAMPGGSGLFPFAKEFPDRMIDVGIAEQHAATLCAALALEGMKPVFAVYSTFMQRAYDQIVHDICRHNANVMFAIDRAGFVGADGETHQGVYDIAFMRHIPNMVMMMPKDENELRHMMKTALEYNDGPIAYRYARTNGTGVALDAELRVLPIGSWEKLRPGDEYAILACGPMVQVAEEAAEVLKREGIQVGVVNARFLKPLDSSMLLDLARANTGMIVLEEASQAGSLGSAVLEFYAEHEIYDTRVHLMGVPDLFVEHGSIKEQRQETGLTVEAVCGRIKSMITLSTYSYKTTSSS, translated from the coding sequence GTGCTGCTTCCACAAATAAATGATCCGCAAGCATTGAAATCATTGTCGGTCGAGGAACTAGCGACCCTTGCGGATGAAATCCGTCGGTTTCTTATCGAGAAGCTGTCAGTAACAGGAGGGCATCTTGCCTCCAATCTGGGAGTAGTGGAGCTCACGCTGGCCCTTCATTTCTGTTATGACAGTCCTCGGGACAAAATGATCTATGACGTAGGGCACCAAGCCTATGTTCATAAGATACTGACAGGCCGCAAAGACCGTTTCGATACATTGCGTAAGTATGATGGCTTATGTGGTTTTGTAAAGCGTGCTGAAAGCGAGCATGATGTCTGGGAAGCCGGACATAGCAGTACCTCTCTCTCGGCGGCAATGGGCATGGCTCTGGCGCGAGATTTAAAGGGTGAAGATAATAAAGTTATTGCGATCATCGGGGATGGTGCTCTTACAGGTGGAATGGCTTTTGAAGCGCTTAACCATATTGGACATGAGAAGCGCAAACTAATGGTTATTCTGAACGACAATGAAATGTCCATCGCTCCGAACGTGGGGGCAATGCACAATTATTTAAGTAAAATCCGTTCGGATCGTCATTATTTGCGTGCTAAAGATGAAGTTGAGGGACTGCTGAGAAAAATCCCGGCAATCGGGGGCCGACTCGCGAAGACTGCGGAACGGGTAAAGGACAGTCTTAAATATATGATGGTACCTGGTGTGCTATTTGAGGAGCTGGGCTTTACTTACCTTGGGCCGGTTGACGGGCATGATCTGGAGAAGCTGATTGAGGTCTTCCACCAAGCGGATAACGTAGCAGGCCCGGTTATGGTGCATGTGCTTACCACCAAAGGTAAAGGTTATAAACCGGCAGAAGCCGATTCTTATAAATGGCATGGGATTTCACCTTACAAAATTGAATCGGGTCAAGTGCTTCAGGCTGTTGGAAATCCAATGTATACAGAGGTTTTCGGTAAGACACTGATCGAGCTGGGGCATCAAGATAAACGTCTAATCGCGGTTACTCCTGCGATGCCGGGTGGTTCGGGGCTCTTCCCTTTTGCCAAAGAATTCCCGGACCGGATGATTGATGTGGGAATCGCTGAGCAGCATGCAGCTACCCTTTGTGCAGCGTTGGCACTTGAGGGTATGAAACCGGTATTTGCCGTGTATTCTACCTTTATGCAGCGTGCGTATGATCAAATCGTGCATGATATTTGCCGCCATAATGCTAATGTCATGTTCGCTATTGACCGTGCCGGCTTTGTCGGTGCCGATGGTGAGACACATCAGGGTGTATATGATATTGCCTTTATGCGTCATATTCCCAATATGGTTATGATGATGCCGAAGGACGAGAACGAACTGCGCCATATGATGAAGACGGCGTTAGAATATAATGATGGACCGATTGCTTACCGCTATGCGCGTACCAATGGGACGGGTGTGGCACTGGATGCCGAGCTGCGGGTGTTGCCAATTGGATCTTGGGAGAAGCTGCGACCTGGTGACGAATATGCCATTTTAGCCTGCGGCCCGATGGTTCAGGTAGCCGAAGAAGCGGCAGAGGTGTTGAAGCGCGAAGGTATTCAGGTTGGGGTGGTAAACGCTCGTTTCCTGAAGCCACTAGATAGCTCTATGCTGCTTGATCTGGCGCGGGCAAATACCGGAATGATTGTGTTAGAGGAAGCAAGCCAAGCTGGAAGCTTGGGCAGTGCTGTGCTGGAATTCTATGCAGAGCATGAGATTTACGACACTCGGGTGCATCTGATGGGCGTGCCTGATCTATTTGTGGAGCATGGCTCTATTAAGGAGCAACGCCAGGAAACGGGACTTACTGTTGAAGCGGTGTGTGGACGTATCAAGTCAATGATAACTTTAAGCACTTATTCATATAAGACGACTTCGTCTTCCTAA
- the xseA gene encoding exodeoxyribonuclease VII large subunit, giving the protein MAVERKVYSIKELNGYIRMKLDSDVVLSDVWIRGEISNFTHHSSGHMYFTLKDESSRIKSIMFASHNQRLPFVPKEGARVIARGNVTVYERDGQYQFYATQMQPDGIGSLYLAYEQLKSKLAQEGLFAAERKRPLPRFPKCIGVVTSPTGAAVRDIVITLQRRFPQVPIVIYPVLVQGKGAAPAIVKAIKTLNAMGEADVLIVGRGGGSLEELWAFNEEEVARAIYQSAIPVISAVGHETDFTIADFVADLRAATPTAAAELAVPHAGELAAQLRQQQNRLRQSLLRRSQRGGERLASLQRSLALVGPRRYLAQHTQRLDMLRQRLSGAAEARLSRARERKTVLQHSLQRYNPRDGVLAARQRTESMRRELLSAMQARLQDKRSRFGAEMRHLDALSPLKVMSRGYSLVYDQEEQHLIKSLKEVELGDLVVIKLNDGQLDCQVRGIKEDAKDDGEGNGTGF; this is encoded by the coding sequence ATGGCGGTAGAGCGGAAAGTCTACTCGATAAAAGAACTTAACGGTTATATCCGCATGAAGCTGGATTCGGATGTTGTTCTCTCAGACGTATGGATTCGTGGGGAAATATCCAATTTCACACATCATAGCAGTGGGCATATGTATTTTACACTCAAGGATGAGAGCAGCCGGATAAAGTCCATTATGTTTGCTTCGCACAACCAGCGCCTGCCTTTTGTTCCGAAGGAAGGCGCACGTGTTATTGCCAGGGGCAATGTGACTGTCTATGAACGGGACGGGCAGTATCAGTTCTATGCGACACAGATGCAGCCTGACGGGATCGGCAGTCTGTATCTGGCGTATGAGCAGCTGAAGAGCAAGCTTGCGCAGGAGGGGCTGTTCGCAGCGGAGCGTAAGCGTCCGCTGCCGCGTTTTCCCAAATGCATCGGTGTGGTCACTTCACCGACAGGAGCAGCAGTCCGGGATATCGTGATAACGCTCCAGCGGCGTTTTCCGCAGGTGCCGATCGTGATTTATCCCGTACTGGTGCAAGGCAAAGGCGCTGCGCCTGCTATTGTAAAGGCGATCAAGACGCTGAACGCCATGGGCGAAGCGGATGTATTGATCGTCGGACGCGGCGGGGGCTCGCTTGAGGAGCTGTGGGCGTTTAATGAGGAGGAGGTCGCGCGCGCGATTTACCAATCGGCTATTCCGGTTATCTCGGCCGTTGGCCACGAGACCGATTTCACGATTGCCGACTTTGTCGCTGACCTGCGTGCGGCAACGCCCACGGCGGCCGCTGAGCTGGCTGTGCCGCACGCGGGCGAGCTTGCTGCTCAGCTGCGCCAGCAGCAGAACCGGCTGCGCCAGAGCCTGCTGCGCCGCTCCCAACGCGGCGGCGAGCGCTTGGCGTCGCTGCAGCGCTCGCTCGCGCTGGTAGGGCCGCGCCGCTACCTGGCGCAGCACACGCAGCGGCTGGACATGCTGCGCCAGCGCCTTAGCGGTGCAGCGGAAGCCCGGCTCAGCCGGGCGCGCGAGCGCAAGACTGTGCTGCAGCATAGCCTGCAGCGCTATAACCCGCGCGACGGTGTGCTCGCCGCTCGGCAGCGCACAGAAAGCATGCGCCGCGAGCTGCTGAGCGCGATGCAGGCACGCCTGCAGGACAAGCGCTCCCGCTTCGGGGCGGAGATGCGCCATCTGGATGCACTCAGCCCGCTTAAGGTAATGTCGAGAGGCTATAGCCTCGTCTATGACCAAGAGGAACAGCATTTGATCAAATCGCTGAAAGAAGTCGAGCTTGGCGATCTTGTAGTGATAAAGCTAAATGATGGACAACTTGACTGCCAAGTGCGGGGAATAAAGGAGGATGCAAAAGACGATGGCGAAGGAAACGGAACTGGATTTTGA
- a CDS encoding polyprenyl synthetase family protein, whose product MRRKEQGLEESSTSKTLHQPFQDYFAAICDLVASELDSTLPTEWEVPANLREAMDYSLKAGGKRLRPLLVISACEALGGRREAALPVAAAIEMVHTYSLIHDDLPAMDNDDYRRGKLTNHKVFGEATAILAGDALLTHAFYSVVQASRRYDIPAERTLSIIEDLAEMSGPRGMVGGQIADMEGEQGLTDLEQLRFIHLHKTGDLIVFSLLAGGRIAGATEQQLEALRQFGTLIGLAFQVQDDILDLVGDEGKLGKKTGSDIKQQKVTYPYFIGLEASQEEVKRLTEAAQKAVLEGGFQDSTRLLEIAAFLMARDH is encoded by the coding sequence ATGAGGCGTAAGGAGCAGGGCCTTGAAGAAAGCTCGACTAGCAAGACTCTGCACCAGCCATTTCAGGATTATTTTGCGGCGATTTGTGATCTTGTCGCTAGCGAATTAGACAGTACTCTCCCAACTGAGTGGGAAGTGCCAGCGAATCTGCGTGAGGCGATGGACTATTCACTCAAGGCTGGCGGCAAAAGACTTCGGCCGCTGCTGGTTATATCCGCTTGCGAAGCACTGGGAGGACGCCGGGAGGCTGCTCTGCCTGTAGCTGCTGCAATAGAGATGGTCCATACCTATTCATTGATACATGATGATCTGCCAGCCATGGACAATGATGACTACCGGCGCGGCAAGCTGACGAACCATAAAGTATTCGGCGAAGCGACGGCTATCCTTGCGGGTGACGCGCTTCTGACGCATGCTTTTTATAGCGTTGTTCAAGCATCACGGCGATACGACATTCCTGCCGAGCGTACACTCTCTATTATTGAGGATCTGGCAGAGATGTCCGGCCCGCGCGGCATGGTTGGTGGTCAAATTGCCGATATGGAAGGCGAACAAGGGCTTACTGATCTGGAACAGCTACGGTTTATACATTTGCACAAAACTGGTGATCTCATAGTCTTTTCTTTACTGGCTGGTGGACGTATCGCCGGCGCGACTGAGCAACAGTTGGAAGCTCTGCGGCAGTTCGGGACATTAATTGGACTTGCTTTTCAGGTTCAGGATGACATTCTGGATCTGGTGGGGGATGAGGGCAAGCTTGGCAAAAAAACAGGCAGCGATATTAAGCAGCAGAAGGTAACCTATCCGTATTTTATCGGTCTTGAAGCTTCGCAAGAAGAAGTGAAGCGTCTGACTGAAGCAGCCCAGAAGGCTGTGTTGGAAGGCGGTTTTCAGGACAGTACACGACTGCTGGAGATTGCAGCCTTTTTAATGGCACGCGATCACTGA
- the folD gene encoding bifunctional methylenetetrahydrofolate dehydrogenase/methenyltetrahydrofolate cyclohydrolase FolD, with translation MTAAIISGKQVSDEIRIDIAQEVAGLAERGVKPGLAVVLVGEDPGSQVYVRNKEKSCISLGFYSEVHKLDASTSQEDLLALVEKLNNQDDIDGILVQLPLPNHIDEKAVINAISVEKDVDGFHPVNVGNLMIGADSLLPCTPAGVIELIKRTGTGMAGKHAVVIGRSNIVGKPVSLLLQRENATVTMCHSRTANMAELSRQADILVVAIGRANFIDGSYVKPGAVVIDVGMNRLDNGKLAGDVDFESAKEVAGYITPVPGGVGPMTITMLMSNTLIAAKRRRGLE, from the coding sequence ATGACAGCAGCAATCATCAGTGGTAAACAAGTATCCGACGAAATTCGTATCGACATTGCCCAGGAGGTTGCTGGGCTGGCAGAGCGCGGGGTGAAACCCGGCCTTGCCGTCGTTCTTGTCGGTGAAGATCCTGGGTCCCAGGTCTATGTTCGCAATAAGGAGAAGTCCTGTATCAGTCTTGGCTTTTATTCAGAAGTGCACAAATTGGATGCTTCGACTTCTCAGGAAGATCTGTTGGCACTGGTAGAGAAGCTAAATAATCAGGATGATATCGACGGCATTCTCGTTCAGTTGCCTCTGCCTAACCATATTGATGAGAAGGCCGTGATTAATGCCATTTCTGTAGAGAAAGACGTAGACGGCTTCCATCCTGTAAATGTAGGTAATCTGATGATAGGTGCGGATAGTCTGCTCCCTTGTACGCCTGCGGGAGTAATCGAGCTGATCAAGCGCACCGGAACCGGGATGGCTGGCAAGCATGCGGTTGTCATCGGACGCAGCAATATCGTAGGAAAGCCTGTATCACTGCTGCTACAGCGTGAGAATGCTACTGTAACGATGTGCCATTCCCGCACGGCCAATATGGCTGAACTTAGCCGTCAGGCGGATATTCTGGTGGTAGCAATCGGGCGCGCGAACTTCATAGACGGCTCCTATGTGAAGCCGGGCGCGGTAGTAATTGACGTTGGTATGAATCGTCTGGATAACGGTAAACTTGCTGGCGACGTTGATTTCGAAAGTGCAAAGGAAGTTGCTGGTTACATTACACCTGTACCGGGTGGAGTTGGACCGATGACGATCACGATGCTGATGAGCAATACGCTGATTGCGGCTAAGCGCCGCCGCGGCTTGGAATAG
- the amaP gene encoding alkaline shock response membrane anchor protein AmaP gives MAKILDRLLLFVYSLSIGILSVIAILLLSGAIPRTLEIKDEPTAYIAAITAAVVLFLLSIRFFYISLRRDRASMPSVDQRTEYGDIQISMETIENLSLKAAGKVKGIRDLKSRIRVSQAGLEIMIRAVVDGEHSLPLLTTEVQRQVHDFVQETTGIPVADVSVFIANLTQSPSFKSRVE, from the coding sequence GTGGCCAAAATTTTGGACAGACTTCTGCTGTTTGTCTACAGCTTAAGTATCGGAATATTATCTGTTATAGCCATCCTCCTGTTAAGTGGAGCTATTCCTAGAACTCTGGAGATTAAAGATGAGCCCACAGCTTATATTGCTGCCATTACTGCAGCGGTTGTCCTGTTTCTGCTCAGCATTCGTTTCTTCTATATCTCGCTGCGCCGTGACCGTGCTTCAATGCCTTCAGTGGATCAGCGTACTGAGTATGGTGACATCCAGATCTCCATGGAAACCATTGAGAACCTGAGTCTTAAGGCTGCTGGTAAAGTAAAGGGAATCAGAGATCTGAAGTCGCGGATACGTGTATCCCAGGCAGGTCTTGAGATCATGATTCGTGCTGTGGTGGATGGAGAACATTCTTTGCCGCTCCTCACAACAGAGGTACAACGACAGGTGCATGATTTCGTGCAAGAGACTACCGGTATTCCGGTAGCTGACGTATCGGTATTTATTGCTAACCTCACACAGTCTCCAAGCTTCAAAAGTCGAGTGGAATAG
- the recN gene encoding DNA repair protein RecN: MLETLSIRNLAVVEAVDVHFYPGFHVLTGETGAGKSIIIDALGLIAGGRGSADSIRYGCEKAEMEALFSLPERHPVWETLERLGIRAQKEEHLVIRREITSQGKSASRVNGQLVNLSMLREIGEQLVNIHGQHEHQNLLKAETHLGLLDTYGEGLISPLKAVYQERYSAFAKVEKELRELQESSQKGYQMLDLYRFQLEEISSAGLIAGEDELLSEERVKLSHSEKMMDSVTGAYELLYDNQGLESINNVISKLEDAVRYDEKGLKAVLEQLQSAYYQLEDASFQLRDYREDIEFNPQRLEDIENRLHLISGLRRKYGESVEQILAYYEQIYRETDLLENKDEYLEKLTVKRNGLLSHLMEAAEALSAARQHCATDLAVQVEGELKDLQMERTSLQVKLDTLEDPRGVEYQDRRIRLTRQGIDSAEFMISPNPGEPLRPLGKIASGGELSRIMLAMKSIFARHDAIPVLIFDEVDTGVSGRAAQSIADKLYKLSSTCQVFSITHLPQVACMADHQYLIRKKVEDGRTMTEVESLSDEGRVKEMARMLGGVEITEKTLHHAQEMLNLAEASKAAAL; encoded by the coding sequence GTGTTAGAAACCTTGTCAATTCGCAATCTTGCCGTTGTTGAGGCGGTGGATGTACATTTTTATCCTGGATTTCATGTGCTTACGGGGGAGACAGGTGCAGGGAAATCAATAATCATTGATGCGCTTGGACTCATTGCCGGAGGGCGTGGCTCTGCGGATTCCATTCGTTACGGCTGTGAAAAGGCAGAGATGGAAGCGCTCTTCAGTCTGCCTGAGCGTCATCCAGTCTGGGAGACACTGGAGCGCCTGGGTATCCGGGCACAGAAAGAGGAGCATCTGGTTATACGACGCGAAATCACCTCACAAGGCAAAAGCGCTTCACGCGTAAACGGACAATTAGTTAACCTAAGCATGCTGCGGGAAATCGGTGAACAGCTAGTCAACATTCACGGACAGCATGAGCATCAGAATCTGCTGAAGGCAGAGACACATTTGGGATTGCTGGATACGTATGGAGAAGGCTTGATCAGTCCGCTTAAAGCTGTTTATCAAGAGAGATACTCAGCTTTTGCCAAAGTGGAGAAAGAGCTGCGCGAGCTGCAGGAATCCAGTCAAAAGGGCTACCAAATGCTCGATTTATACCGCTTTCAGCTTGAGGAGATTTCATCGGCTGGTTTAATTGCGGGAGAGGATGAATTACTTTCCGAAGAAAGGGTCAAACTATCCCACAGCGAGAAAATGATGGATTCCGTAACCGGTGCCTATGAGCTGCTGTATGACAATCAGGGTCTGGAGTCCATCAACAATGTCATTTCCAAGCTTGAGGATGCAGTCCGTTATGATGAAAAAGGGTTAAAAGCTGTGCTCGAGCAGCTGCAATCTGCCTACTATCAGTTGGAGGATGCTTCGTTCCAGCTGCGTGATTACCGTGAGGATATTGAGTTCAATCCACAGCGTCTCGAAGACATCGAGAACCGGCTTCATCTGATCTCCGGCTTGCGTCGTAAATATGGGGAGAGCGTAGAGCAGATCTTGGCTTATTATGAACAAATTTATCGTGAAACTGATCTGCTGGAGAATAAAGACGAATATCTTGAGAAATTAACTGTCAAACGGAATGGATTGTTATCGCACTTAATGGAAGCAGCGGAAGCACTCAGTGCCGCAAGACAGCATTGTGCGACTGATTTGGCGGTTCAGGTTGAAGGTGAGCTTAAGGATCTCCAGATGGAAAGAACGTCGCTACAGGTCAAGCTAGACACGCTGGAGGACCCGCGGGGTGTGGAGTATCAGGATCGGCGTATCCGTCTGACCCGACAGGGCATTGATAGTGCGGAATTCATGATCTCCCCTAACCCGGGTGAACCACTTAGACCTCTGGGCAAAATCGCCTCAGGCGGCGAGTTGTCGCGGATCATGTTGGCGATGAAAAGTATTTTTGCACGTCATGATGCCATTCCTGTACTCATCTTTGATGAAGTGGATACTGGGGTCAGTGGACGTGCTGCCCAGTCGATCGCGGATAAGCTGTATAAGCTGTCCTCAACCTGCCAGGTATTCTCCATTACCCATCTACCGCAAGTGGCTTGTATGGCCGATCATCAGTACTTGATTCGTAAAAAGGTTGAAGATGGACGCACCATGACTGAGGTGGAATCCTTGTCAGATGAAGGTCGGGTAAAGGAGATGGCTCGGATGCTGGGCGGCGTAGAAATTACCGAAAAAACGCTGCATCATGCACAGGAAATGCTCAATCTGGCCGAAGCCAGCAAAGCTGCTGCTTTGTAA
- the nusB gene encoding transcription antitermination factor NusB: protein MKRRIAREIIVQSLYQMEMNEVESADAVEMLLEEASEENETERVITDEIQLKHYVVEHVNGVWEHKVAIDELLEHYLKGWQMSRLSRVDRQILRLATFEMVFSNDVPAKVAVNEAIDLAKHFGTEDSGKFVNGVLGKMIQELDTIKADHA from the coding sequence ATGAAAAGACGTATAGCAAGAGAGATTATTGTCCAAAGCCTGTATCAGATGGAAATGAATGAAGTGGAAAGTGCAGATGCGGTAGAAATGCTGCTGGAGGAAGCTTCGGAGGAAAATGAGACTGAGCGTGTCATCACTGATGAAATTCAGTTGAAGCATTATGTAGTTGAGCATGTAAATGGTGTCTGGGAACACAAAGTTGCCATCGATGAATTGCTTGAACATTATTTGAAGGGCTGGCAGATGAGCCGCCTGTCACGGGTAGATCGCCAAATTTTACGTTTGGCCACTTTTGAAATGGTATTTTCAAATGATGTTCCGGCCAAGGTAGCTGTAAATGAAGCTATCGATTTGGCGAAGCATTTCGGTACCGAGGATTCCGGTAAATTTGTGAATGGCGTGCTTGGTAAAATGATTCAAGAATTAGATACAATCAAAGCCGATCATGCTTAA